TGTGATCGGCCGCGTCTTCGACGATGTCGATCGCAACGGGATTCAGGACGAAGGCGAGCTCGGTATTGCCGGCGTGCGCGTCGTCACCCCGCGTGGACTGCGCGCGACGACGGACGAGCACGGCCGCTACCATATAACCTGCGCGATCGTGCCCAACGAGAACCGCGGCAGCACATTCGTTCTCAAGCTGGACGATCGCACGCTGCCGAGCGGATTCCGCTTAACTACCGATGCGGTACAGGTAAAGCGCGCGACACGCGGCAAGGCGCTGCGCATCGCATTCGGCGCGACGATCCATCGTGTGGTCGGCATCGACCTATCGGACGCCGCGTTCGAGCCCGATGCGACCGAGGTACGCGTCCAGTGGCGGCCGCGCATCGAACGGCTGCTCGACGAGTTGCGAAAGGCGCCGTCGCTGTTGCGCCTGTCGTACGTCGCAGACACGGAAGAACTCAGGCTTGTCGAGCGGCGGATGGAGGCGATTCACCGCCGCGTCACCGAGGCCTGGGAGGCGTCCGGGACACCGTACCCGCTGACGATCGAGCCCGAAATCTTCTGGCGCCTCGGCGGGCCACCCGAACGGTCTGTCGTGCGTTCGAAGGGCGGGAGGTGACGACATGAAGTACACCTCGCCGTTCCTGTTGCTCGCTATTCTCGCCGCTGTGATGCCTGCGTTCGCGGAGTCTGTCGATACGGCGTCGCCGGGCGAATCCGTCGAACGCCATCTGTCGGTCGATCAGACGTTCCGCCGTTGGTCTCACGATCCCACTCTGCTAGATGTCGAGCGCGGTGACCGGCTCGAGACCCGGCAGGTCGATGCAGAAGCGTTCGAGACAGTCAAGCTGAAGAACGTGATGCCGCCGATCCGGTTCGAGTCCGGCGTCGCCGACATCCCCCCGAACTACGTGGACAAGCTGAATCGCCTGCTCGACGGCATGCGCCACCGCCGCAACGTGCGGGTGCACTTCGTCGGCCACGCCGATTCGCAACCGCTTTCGGACTCGCTCGTGCGTGTGTTCGGAGACAATGCGGGCCTGTCGCGCGAACGCGCAGGAGAGGTCGCCGAGCACTTCAAGAACATCCTCGATCTGGCCCCCGAAGCCATCAGCTACGAGTGGTTGGGCGACACGGATCCGATCGCGTCCAATCTGAACGAGTCGGGCCGCGCGCAGAATCGTCGCGTCGAGGTCGAACTCTGGTACGACGAGGCCCGCGATGCAAAGCGAGACGAGGAGATCGTCGTCTCGGACGATATACGGCGCGTCAAGGTCTGCCGGATGGAGACCGTCTGTAAGTTGCGCTACCTCGAAGGCCACGCGCGACGAGCGCGGGTTCGCAATCTCGTGGTCCCGCTCCGCTTCGTCGACGAAAGCACGCCGATCCCCACAGAGTTTGTCCGCCAGGTCAGCCAGGTGCTCGACAACCTCCGTGGCAAGACGAATGTTGCCGCGCGCTTTATCGGTTACACCGACGATGCCCCGCTTACGGGCCGCGTGGAACGCATCTACGGCGATCACCTGTCGCTATCGAAGTCGCGGGCTCTCCGCGTCGCACTTGCGATGCAAGAGGCGTTGGCGCTTCCGAGTGCCAGGGTCGAAAGCGACGGTCGAGGAGCGGCACGCCCGATCGCGTCGAACGCGACTGCCCACGGGCAAGCGCTCAACCGCCGCGTAGAAGTGGAGTTCTGGTACGACGACCCGCTCCAGGAGTTGCCCGAAGAACCCGGCCCCTGCCCCGATGACTCCGGTGACGAGTTCGTCACGAGGGTCTACGATCCGCCGTGGGGCCGGATCGATACGCTCGAGCTCGAGAACGGTCAACCGACGGTGCCTGTCGGGCTCGCGTCGACCCTCCAGCGTGCGCTGGGGGATGTCGCCGACCGCGACAATCCGCGGGTGCGATTCGTCGGTTACACGGAGAACGCGCACCTCGACCGGCGCACGGCGTCGGTCTACGGTGACGATATCGGCCTGTCCGCGGCCCGAGCACGACGTGCACGCGAGATCGTGATGCAACACCCGCTTCTGACCGGCGCGAACGGCGAGCACGAGGGTCGTGGCTACGTGCAGTCTGACGATGTCGTCAACGCCGGCTTCATCCAGGGCGAGAGTTCGTTCGTACGTGTCCAGGTCGTTTACGACGAGCCGCAACCGATCGACGACTGGGATGGCGTGGACGTGACGCCGATAACGCGCGAACTGACTCCGAAGAGTCCCTACGAACTGAACGTCATGCGAATCACGGTCGACGGCGACCCGATCGACGATCCCCAACGCAGCTCGTCCGATGTTCAGCGCTGCACCGACGTGGCACTCGACTCGGTTGACATAAGCTTCCGCTTCGACAACCTCGAATCGCGTCGCCGGCTGGCCGTCGCGGCGACGCCGTCGTCGATCGCGTTTCACGGTGCGTATGCCCCGGTCGTTCGATTCCGCGCGTACGACAACTACTCCAGCTTCATCGAGCGTGCCGAAGTACGCATCCTCGAGCCGGGACAGTCTCCGAGTGCGTCGCCGATTGCGATCGCCGTCGTTGACGAAACGGGTCGCGCCGAGTGGCCGGTGTCCCTCGAGCCGACCGCGGGACCCGTGCGCGAGTTGCGTTACGTTCTGCGCGTATACGACTCCAGGGGTCGGTACGACGAAACGGAGCCCCGCCCGCTGTGGCTCTACGCGGGGGCCGAGGCGATGCCGAACCCGGCCTCGGATTCGACCGCCTACGGCGAGTCCGCACTGGTTCGTGGGAAGATTCCGGTCGAAGGCGGCACCGTCACCGTGCGCGGTGGCGCGATCCCCGCGGGCCACACAGTCTGGGTCGCGGGCCGTCAAGTACCGGTTGATGACAGCGGCGCGTTCATTGCCGAGGAGATCCTCCCGCCCGGTGCCCACACGGTCGAAGTTGCGGTGCTCGACGCTGACGGGAACGGCAGTCTCTACCTGCGCGACCTCGAGTTCGGCGGTCGCGACTTGTTCATGGTCGGGATGGCGGATCTCACGCTGTCCGCGTCGAGCTCGAGCGGCCCCGCCGAACTGCTCGAAGGCAATAACGCAACCCAACCGGCCGATTCGTCCTTCGACGGCCGCCTGGCGTTCTATGTCGACGGCGAGCTAAAGAACCGCTGGCGCCTGACGGCAAGCGCAGACACGCGCGAGGGACCGGTCGATGAGCTGTTCAGCAACTTCCTCGACAAGTCGCCTGACGCGCTGTTCCGACGCCTCGACCCGGAAGACCACTACCCGACCTTTGGCGACGACAGCGTCGTCGAGGAGACCGCACCTACACAGGGCAAGCTCTACGTCAAGATGAGCCGCGGCGAGAACTACGGCGTCTGGGGCAACTTCGAGGTCGACTACCTCGGCAACGAACTGGCCCACGTCGATCGCGGGCTCTACGGAGCGAACGGTCACTACGAGTCCGACACAACGACGAGCTTCGGAGAGAAGACACTGGCCGTTGACGCGTTCGCGGCCGAACCGGGGACGATCGGTAGCCACGAGCGCTTCCGCGGAACCGGAGGGTCGCTGTACTGGCTGCGCCATCAAGATATCCTGGTGGGCTCGGAGCGCCTGCGCATCGAGCTACGCGACAAGGCATCGGGACTCGTCAACGGCGTCGTCGATCTGCGTCCCGGCACCGACTACGACATCGACTACCTCCAGGGCCGCGTGCTACTGACCGAGCCACTCTCGTCGACTGCCGAGGACAATCTGCTCGTCCGCGCAAGCGGCCTGAGCGGAGACGAGGCGCACCTCGTTGCGCGCTACGAGTACACCCCCGGCTTCGATGAGCTCGACGCGGTCGCCGTCGGTGGCCAGGCGCACTATTGGTTCAACGACCACGTCCGACTCGGCGCGACGGCGAACGTCAACGAGGAGGACGACGCCGACAGTAACCTCGGCGCAGCCGATCTGATCGTGCGGGCGAGCACCGATAGCTGGCTGAAGCTCCAGGCGAGCCGCAGCGAGGGTCTCGTCACTCGCCTGCTCGACTCGAACGACGGCGGATTCGAGTTCGCTGGCCCGGCCGACACCACGTTCGTCGACGCCGACGCGACCGCGTATCGCGCCGACGTCAGCATCGGACTCGGCGAAGTTTTCGAGAACGCAAACGGCCGCCTCACGCTTTATGCGCAGACCATGGACGCCGGGTACTCCGCCCCCGGACAAGCCGCGCTACGCGATACCGAGCAGATCGGCGGCACGTTCGGCATGCGAATCTCGGACCGACTGAGCCTGGCGGCCAAGGCGGACCGGCGTACGGAGACGGAGGGTGTCGAAACCCGCGCGGTAGAGGTGAACCTCGGCTTCGACCTGAGCGACGCGTGGAAACTGCGCGGCGGCATTCGCAACGACCTGCGCGAGGATGCCTCGCCCATCCCCGTCGCGACCCAGGAACTCGGCGAGCGAACCGATGCGGTCGTGCAATTGAGCTACGACCCGCAGGCGACGTGGCGCGTCTATGGCTTCGCGCAGGGCACTCTCGACGCCGAGGGCGGACGCGAGGACAACAACCGCGTCGGCGTGGGCGGCACGTACCGCTTAAGCGATCGTCTCAAGATCGACGGCGAACTGTCCGGCGGCGACCTTGGCCCCGGGATTCGGGTCGGCACGGGCTTGCTCTACACCGAAGCGACTCGCCTCTACCTGAACTACTCGCTCGAGAACGAGCGGACCGACAACGGGCGTCGCGCCCGTCGCGGCACGCTGGTCTCGGGCGTGAAGAACCGTCTTTCCGACAGCTCGAGCGTTTACGTCGAGCAACGCTACCGTAACGGCGGGACCCTGACCGGCCTGACGCACGCGGCGGGGATCCGCTACGGCGCGACCGAGCGCTGGACGCTTGGCGCGAATGCCGAGGTCGGCTCGCTGTTCGATGCACGCACCGCCGCCGAGACCGAGCGCCACGCAGCCGGCATCCGCGTCGGCTACGGACTCGAGAACGTGCAATTCGCGAGCACCGTCGAGTACCGCAACGACGAGGCACAACGGCCCGACGCGACGCTGACCGAGCGTTCGGTCTGGCTGTTCCGCAACAACGTCAAGTACCAAGTATCCGACGACTGGCGTCTGCTCGGCAAGCTCGACCACTCGACGAGCGACAGCTCCGAGGGCTCGTTCTTCGACGGCGGTTACACCGAGTTCGTGTTCGGCTGGGCCTACCGGCCCGTCGCGAACGACCGGCTGAGCGCGCTGGCCAAGTACACCTACTTCTACAACGTTCCGACGTCGGACCAGGTGACATTCTCCAGCACTTCGGTCGAGTACATCCAGAAAAGTCACATCGCCGCGCTCGACGTGACCTACGATCTGACGGCGCGCTGGTCACTCGGCGGCAAGGTCGCGTACCGGCTGGGCCAGGTCAGCCTCGACCGCGTGAACCGCGAGTTCTTCGACAACTCCGCTCAGCTAATCGTCCTGCGGGCCGACTTCGCTTTCCTGGAGAAGTGGGAGACGCTTTTCGAGCTGCGCTCGTTGAGCCTTCCGGACATCGACCAGCAGCGCAGCGGCGCGCTGGGGGCGATCTACCGTTCGTTCGGCAAGCATTTCAAGGTCGGGGCCGGCTACAACTTCACCGACTTCTCGGACGATTTGACCGACCTCGACTATGATCACAATGGGGCGTTCATTAACTTGATCGGCACGATGTAATCACATCGACCGTCCCGAAGCTCCACAACGCCCGAACGAGTGGTGCTCGACTGCCGGGGGGCTATGGACAGCACAACTGACGGCGTGGCCGACGATTCCGCCGAGTGCACCGCCCGGGGCCCAATTCAGCCTCATCGCGAAGTCTTGGAGTTGCGGATAGAATTGCTTGGCCGTCCGTTGTAGCGCGTCAGGCGCTCAGAATGCGTGCGTCAGCCCCGGCCCGTTCCACTCCAGGTCTTCCAGCCAGCGCTTCGTACTGCCGAACGAGCGGAAATTCTGCGGCGGCGTCGACGTGAACAGCACCAGGACGTTGCTGTTGCCGCGCCGAGTGAAGTACGCCCGCTGCCTGCGGCCCGGGTCGACCGAGTGGTCGTTGAGTTCCATGCAGGTCCAGAAGATGTCCTCGGTCTCGACGTCGTGGCAGTCGCCGAACTTCGAGCCCGGGAAGGCCTCGGTCATCGTTTGCTTGTAGACGTCGCGGAACTGGGTCGCCGTCAGCTTCGAGAAGAGCGGATCGGTCTCGGTCAACACCGAGGCCGACACACCCGGTCGTGCGCCGAAGTAGACGTAGTCGCGGACCATGGTGGCCGCCTCGCCCAGCTCCTCTTCGTAATGCCGCGCCGGCATGTGTGGCCAGCCCTCGGCGCGAGGGCGCAGGGTCGGCGTATACGAGTCGTGGTAGTGCCGGACGACGAGGCCGCCCGCGAGCAGCACGAGACCGAAGAAGCAGGCGATGATGACGCGACCCATTCGGACAACATCGGTCGCCGGATCCGCCGCTGCAAGTCCTAGACCTCGGCGCTGATAACGGCGCCATTTCCGCCCCGTCGCGCGCGTGCGGCGAGGCGGGCGCGGAACTTCAGGTGCCGTTTCGGCCTCGTGGCGCCGGCGTGATCCGGAGACGAGGAGAACGCTCCATCGATGTAGATCGTCACGCTTCACACTTCGGTCGGCAGCGGTTCGCTATACTCCCTGATCTACGAACGGGAGACTCAACGATATGAAGCGAAAAGTAAGACTGGGCTTGGTGCTGGCGTTCGTCGCCGCGTCGTTCGTGACGAGTTTCGCCGCGGAGGCGAAGAAGGACGCGGTCTGGTCGACCAAAACATTCGAGGGACTCGAACTTCGCAGCCTCGGGCCAGGCTTCATGTCGGGACGGATCGCGGACGTCGCGATCCACCCCGAAGACGAGAACCTGTGGTACGTCGCCGTCGGTTCCGGCGGCGTGTGGAAGACGGTCAATGCGGGCGTGACGTTCACGCCGGTGTTCGACGATCAGTCGTCGTACTCGATCGGCTGCGTGACGGTCGACCCGTCGAACCCGCACCGCGTGTGGGTCGGCACGGGTGAGAATGTCGGCGGCCGACACGTGGGTTACGGCGACGGCATCTACGTCAGCCATGACGGTGGAAAGAACTGGGCCAACAAGGGCCTGAAGGAATCCGAACACATCTCGCGCATCGTCGTGCACCCGGAGAATCCCGACGTGGTCTGGGTCGCCGCCCAGGGCCCGCTGTGGTCGAAGGGCGGCGAACGCGGCGTCTACAAGACGACCGACGGCGGTGAGAGCTGGAAGCGCACCCTCGGTGACGACGCGTGGGTCGGAGCGACCGAGATCGTGATCGACCCCCGCGACCCGAACCGCCTGTACGCCGCAAGCTGGCAGCGTCACCGCACGGTGGCCAGCTACATGGGCGGCGGCCCGGGAACGGGGTTGCACCGCAGCGTCGACGGCGGCGAGACCTGGGAGCTTCTCAGCGAGGGCCTGCCGGAGTCTCGCATGGGCAAGATCGGCCTGGCGATCTCGCCCCAGCAGCCCGACGTGCTGTATGCGGCGATCGAGCTCGACCGTCGCAAGGGTGCGGTCTACCGCTCGGCGGATCGCGGTTCGACCTGGAGCAAGATGTCCGAGGCCGTCGCCGGCGGTACGGGCCCGCATTACTACCAGGAACTCTACGCCTCGCCGCACGCTTTCGACCGCCTCTACCTGGCAGGCGTGCGCATGCAGGTGTCGGACGACGGCGGCAAGACGTTCCGTCGCGTCAAGGAGGTCTACAAGCACTCAGACAATCACGCCCTGGCGTTCCGACCGAGCGATCCGGACTACTTGCTGATGGGAAGCGACGGCGGGCTGTACGAGAGTTTCGACCTCGCTGAGAACTGGCGGTTCATGGAGAACCTGCCGGTAACCCAGTTCTACAAGCTGGCCCTCGATGACGCGGAGCCGTTCTACAACATCTACGGCGGCACGCAGGACAACAGCACCGAGGGCGGCCCATCGCGCACCGACAACGTGCAAGGCATCCAGAACTCCGACTGGCGGGTCGTGCTCGATTGGGACGGCCACCAGCCCGCCACCGAGCCGGGCAACCCGGACATCCTTTACGCCGAACGCCAGGAAGGCTTCCTCTCGCGGGTCGACCTGACCACGGGTGAGGTCGTGCACGTCCAGCCGCAGGCTGGTGAAGGCGAGGATCACGAGCGTTTCAACTGGGATGCGCCGATCCTGGTCAGTCCGCACAAGCCGACGCGGTTGTACTTCGCTTCCCAGCGTGTGTGGCGCAGCGACGACCGCGGGGACTCGTGGCGCGCGGTGTCGGGCGACCTGACGCGCGACCAGGATCGCTTCGAGTTGCCGATCATGGGCGCGACGCAGAGCTGGGACAACGCCTGGGAC
This region of Acidobacteriota bacterium genomic DNA includes:
- a CDS encoding OmpA family protein, with the protein product MKYTSPFLLLAILAAVMPAFAESVDTASPGESVERHLSVDQTFRRWSHDPTLLDVERGDRLETRQVDAEAFETVKLKNVMPPIRFESGVADIPPNYVDKLNRLLDGMRHRRNVRVHFVGHADSQPLSDSLVRVFGDNAGLSRERAGEVAEHFKNILDLAPEAISYEWLGDTDPIASNLNESGRAQNRRVEVELWYDEARDAKRDEEIVVSDDIRRVKVCRMETVCKLRYLEGHARRARVRNLVVPLRFVDESTPIPTEFVRQVSQVLDNLRGKTNVAARFIGYTDDAPLTGRVERIYGDHLSLSKSRALRVALAMQEALALPSARVESDGRGAARPIASNATAHGQALNRRVEVEFWYDDPLQELPEEPGPCPDDSGDEFVTRVYDPPWGRIDTLELENGQPTVPVGLASTLQRALGDVADRDNPRVRFVGYTENAHLDRRTASVYGDDIGLSAARARRAREIVMQHPLLTGANGEHEGRGYVQSDDVVNAGFIQGESSFVRVQVVYDEPQPIDDWDGVDVTPITRELTPKSPYELNVMRITVDGDPIDDPQRSSSDVQRCTDVALDSVDISFRFDNLESRRRLAVAATPSSIAFHGAYAPVVRFRAYDNYSSFIERAEVRILEPGQSPSASPIAIAVVDETGRAEWPVSLEPTAGPVRELRYVLRVYDSRGRYDETEPRPLWLYAGAEAMPNPASDSTAYGESALVRGKIPVEGGTVTVRGGAIPAGHTVWVAGRQVPVDDSGAFIAEEILPPGAHTVEVAVLDADGNGSLYLRDLEFGGRDLFMVGMADLTLSASSSSGPAELLEGNNATQPADSSFDGRLAFYVDGELKNRWRLTASADTREGPVDELFSNFLDKSPDALFRRLDPEDHYPTFGDDSVVEETAPTQGKLYVKMSRGENYGVWGNFEVDYLGNELAHVDRGLYGANGHYESDTTTSFGEKTLAVDAFAAEPGTIGSHERFRGTGGSLYWLRHQDILVGSERLRIELRDKASGLVNGVVDLRPGTDYDIDYLQGRVLLTEPLSSTAEDNLLVRASGLSGDEAHLVARYEYTPGFDELDAVAVGGQAHYWFNDHVRLGATANVNEEDDADSNLGAADLIVRASTDSWLKLQASRSEGLVTRLLDSNDGGFEFAGPADTTFVDADATAYRADVSIGLGEVFENANGRLTLYAQTMDAGYSAPGQAALRDTEQIGGTFGMRISDRLSLAAKADRRTETEGVETRAVEVNLGFDLSDAWKLRGGIRNDLREDASPIPVATQELGERTDAVVQLSYDPQATWRVYGFAQGTLDAEGGREDNNRVGVGGTYRLSDRLKIDGELSGGDLGPGIRVGTGLLYTEATRLYLNYSLENERTDNGRRARRGTLVSGVKNRLSDSSSVYVEQRYRNGGTLTGLTHAAGIRYGATERWTLGANAEVGSLFDARTAAETERHAAGIRVGYGLENVQFASTVEYRNDEAQRPDATLTERSVWLFRNNVKYQVSDDWRLLGKLDHSTSDSSEGSFFDGGYTEFVFGWAYRPVANDRLSALAKYTYFYNVPTSDQVTFSSTSVEYIQKSHIAALDVTYDLTARWSLGGKVAYRLGQVSLDRVNREFFDNSAQLIVLRADFAFLEKWETLFELRSLSLPDIDQQRSGALGAIYRSFGKHFKVGAGYNFTDFSDDLTDLDYDHNGAFINLIGTM
- a CDS encoding glycosyl hydrolase; protein product: MKRKVRLGLVLAFVAASFVTSFAAEAKKDAVWSTKTFEGLELRSLGPGFMSGRIADVAIHPEDENLWYVAVGSGGVWKTVNAGVTFTPVFDDQSSYSIGCVTVDPSNPHRVWVGTGENVGGRHVGYGDGIYVSHDGGKNWANKGLKESEHISRIVVHPENPDVVWVAAQGPLWSKGGERGVYKTTDGGESWKRTLGDDAWVGATEIVIDPRDPNRLYAASWQRHRTVASYMGGGPGTGLHRSVDGGETWELLSEGLPESRMGKIGLAISPQQPDVLYAAIELDRRKGAVYRSADRGSTWSKMSEAVAGGTGPHYYQELYASPHAFDRLYLAGVRMQVSDDGGKTFRRVKEVYKHSDNHALAFRPSDPDYLLMGSDGGLYESFDLAENWRFMENLPVTQFYKLALDDAEPFYNIYGGTQDNSTEGGPSRTDNVQGIQNSDWRVVLDWDGHQPATEPGNPDILYAERQEGFLSRVDLTTGEVVHVQPQAGEGEDHERFNWDAPILVSPHKPTRLYFASQRVWRSDDRGDSWRAVSGDLTRDQDRFELPIMGATQSWDNAWDVLAMSNYNTITSLAESPMQEGLLWAGTDDGRLHVTTDGGENWRLIEAGDLPGVPDTAFVNDIKASLYEAQTVFVALDNHKYGDYTPYLLKSTDNGKSWKSIRGDLPDRTLVWRVVQDHERRELLFAGTEFGIYFTVDGGTRWLRLKGGVPTISFRDLAIQRREDDLVGASFGRGFYVLDDIAPLREVSVEQLEQPATLFGTRKAWWYVPRSALGFDPGKGDQGASHFLAPNPPFGSVFTYYLKEDLKTAKATRQETEKTAVEEKTAVAFPGWDAVEAEHREPQPKIWLTVRDAAGEIVRRVEGPTKKGFHRVAWDLRYPRPKAMLQVEPPPPMWGLPPRGLMVAPGTFTVTLTRQVGGEVTELSEPRTFEVVPLREGALKGADPQQVAQFWRELESGYRLFTAMQVDLKGQLAKTKRMADVLAWSQANPQLEMRYHELRGRLHTLDARLNGSRARQEPGEKVKPTINARLFSVQLGVERSTYGPTPTIRKSLEIAQREIGELHGEVEQVARDVEAFGRALVDAGAPWLEGGELPQP